One genomic window of Acomys russatus chromosome 29, mAcoRus1.1, whole genome shotgun sequence includes the following:
- the Ldlrad2 gene encoding low-density lipoprotein receptor class A domain-containing protein 2, which yields MAFLEQLPQRLLLLGTAALTVSALGTADLTDLCGQMWQGDALQLRSHSASRKFYFVTPDTDCLLWLRAAAPEDRMSFQFRFFLVYSLFSAIPTTSATRAASAEATLVPNASLPDPCAQGSYLQFYDGPQEAPRALGPPTCGLTIPAPFMSSGPWLGLRLVTRGHQPRVDFLGVVTSFRLGSCGTYFRCRNGRCVPRSLLCDAWDMDNCGDGSDQDSNPPASCRGPSLVPKQTWRMEDGSSKPLTHLVALSSEAEWTSPAGLAPITQEVLEGPWLWWVALASLILVTFTGLLWCCCCPGWLVWHPGGHRLHFRSCTACNACHLCPGRVAPGGLWLSWPAFQNQGGHL from the exons ATGGCTTTCCTTGAGCAGCTGCCCCAAAGGCTGCTTCTGCTGGGGACAGCTGCCTTGACTGTGTCTGCCCTTGGGACAG CGGATCTGACGGACCTGTGCGGACAGATGTGGCAGGGGGACGCGCTGCAGCTGCGCTCACATTCCGCTTCACGCAAGTTCTACTTCGTGACTCCGGACACTGACTGCCTGCTGTGGCTGCGTGCCGCGGCCCCAGAAGACAGGATGAGCTTCCAGTTCCGCTTCTTCCTGGTTTACAGCCTGTTCTCTGCCATCCCAACCACCTCAGCCACTCGAGCAGCCTCTGCCGAAGCCACCCTGGTCCCCAACGCATCACTCCCCGACCCGTGCGCACAGGGCTCCTACCTGCAGTTCTACGATGGCCCGCAGGAGGCGCCTCGGGCCCTGGGACCACCGACCTGCGGTCTGACCATCCCTGCCCCATTTATGTCTTCTGGGCCCTGGCTTGGCCTGCGCCTGGTCACCAGAGGCCACCAACCTCGCGTTGACTTTTTGGGCGTGGTCACCTCTTTCCGCCTGG GGTCCTGCGGCACCTACTTCCGCTGCCGGAATGGCAGATGTGTGCCTCGGAGCCTGCTGTGTGATGCTTGGGACATGGACAACTGTGGCGATGGCAGTGACCAGGACTCCAACCCTCCAGCCAGCTGCAGAG GTCCCTCTCTGGTACCCAAGCAGACCTGGAGAATGGAAGACGGCAGTTCAAAGCCTCTGACTCACCTTGTGGCTCTCAGCTCTGAGGCTGAGTGGACCTCTCCAGCAGGCCTGGCACCCATCACACAGGAAGTGTTGGAAG GTCCCTGGCTCTGGTGGGTGGCTCTGGCCTCCTTGATACTAGTGACCTTCACTGGCCTcctctggtgctgctgctgcccagGTTGGCTGGTCTGGCACCCGGGTGGCCACAGGCTCCACTTCAGAAGCTGCACAGCCTGCAATGCTTGCCACCTATGTCCTGGCCGGGTGGCTCCTGGGGGTCTGTGGCTGAGCTGGCCAGCCTTCCAGAACCAAGGAGGCCATCTTTAG